Proteins encoded in a region of the Dreissena polymorpha isolate Duluth1 chromosome 6, UMN_Dpol_1.0, whole genome shotgun sequence genome:
- the LOC127835645 gene encoding uncharacterized protein LOC127835645 produces the protein MASMTAKKLAIEYEKDVSKELFKYECLKDLDLFVLDNSIRESTVGQLRGHTIENKWEIFNEVTKCGFRHRIVASYNHQRRVDDEFVKEVLAKGEDPEGLWAFSEVTEGISKKVPDQTSIPVGLLKMKEAGLRNVIFEIDLGNSTYNFKKFTVKDMCRLVEKWVLWAKSNLGSNSKVLVSLRDLPDVMPKKFQRVFHVVDFLARLNLLFGICFEEPRGKSLPEECGTWAKFIRKVMDSANWKGHLLVHVHEKFGLMDATA, from the exons ATGGCTTCCATGACGGCAAAGAAATTGGCGATAGAATACGAAAAGGACGTCAGTAAAGAATTGTTCAAATACGAATGCCTGAAAGACCTAGACCTCTTTGTCCTTGATAATTCAATCCGCGAGAGCACGGTGGGGCAACTGAGAGGTCATACTATTGAGAACAAGTGGGAGATATTCAACGAGGTTACAAAATGCGGCTTCCGTCACCGAATAGTGGCAAGCTACAATCACCAGAGAAGAGTAGACGATGAATTCGTGAAGGAAGTCTTGGCCAAGGGCGAAGATCCAGAAGGTCTTTGGGCGTTCAGTGAAGTCACCGAAG GCATCAGTAAAAAGGTACCGGACCAAACATCAATTCCAGTCGGCCTCTTGAAAATGAAGGAAGCGGGACTTCGAAACGTAATCTTTGAGATAGATCTTGGGAACTCTACCTACAACTTCAAGAAGTTTACCGTAAAAGACATGTGCCGCCTTGTAGAGAAGTGGGTTTTATGggcaaaatccaatttaggttcGAATTCCAAGGTCCTGGTAAGTCTCAGGGATCTACCCGATGTAATGCCAAAAAAATTCCAGCGTGTGTTTCACGTTGTCGACTTCTTAGCCAGACTGAACCTGTTGTTTGGGATATGCTTTGAAGAACCACGAGGTAAATCGCTGCCCGAAGAATGCGGTACTTGGGCAAAGTTCATTCGCAAGGTGATGGACAGTGCCAACTGGAAAGGACATCTGCTGGTTCACGTGCATGAAAAGTTTGGTTTAATGGATGCAACTGCCTAA
- the LOC127835157 gene encoding uncharacterized protein LOC127835157: protein MGGANGIWASVCAEGASIGNASSCVTIINLVRLGNQKVLKTYNCSYLRKAAIRVTEITTGSPPHNKQPIFGTRAADFTFDLSPEDFDIASFFGEKAPVRITSLASPQMILSRLSELFGNSSEFTLEIASNMREMILEDLRSGRKEEYMSKAGLALLFDRSGGSLNEVMRDIITADEAQGPYEKRLLEEIRQRWNEWDLRDAEQNDDMLQYDSFYNGFLAPYFSCYRCFDTKQALQALDMDADGYVDWKEFLVYLKWAFRQYPDVKDANELLDVAFQKGLIPAMRDERISSKEQRID from the exons ATGGGTGGCGCAAATGGCATATGGGCGAGTGTTTGCGCGGAGGGAGCGTCTATAGGGAACGCTTCCTCTTGCGTGACGATCATCAACTTGGTTCGCCTCGGAAACCAGAAAGTCCTCAAGACGTACAACTGCTCCTACCTGCGAAAAGCTGCCATCAGAGTAACGGAAATAACCACGGGGTCTCCACCGCACAACAAGCAACCAATATTTGGTACTCGTGCGGCAGATTTCACGTTCGATTTGAGTCCAGAAGACTTCGATATAGCTAGTTTCTTTGGCGAAAAGGCTCCTGTGAGAATCACGTCATTGGCCTCACCGCAAATGATTCTTTCGAGACTTTCAGAGTTGTTTGGAAACAGTAGTGAATTTACGCTTGAGATTGCATCCAATATGAGGGAAATGATTTTGGAGGATCTTCGGAGCGGAAG GAAAGAGGAGTACATGAGCAAGGCGGGGCTAGCTCTCTTGTTTGACAGATCAGGTGGGTCCCTAAATGAAGTAATGCGTGACATCATCACTGCCGATGAGGCGCAGGGCCCGTACGAGAAGCGACTTTTAGAAGAGATCCGGCAGCGCTGGAACGAGTGGGACCTCCGTGATGCCGAACAAAACGACGATATGCTGCAATACGACTCCTTTTACAACGGATTCTTAGCGCCGTATTTCTCCTGCTACCGTTGTTTTGACACCAAACAGGCGTTGCAGGCACTCGACATGGACGCCGACGGATATGTCGACTGGAAGGAGTTCTTGGTGTACCTGAAATGGGCCTTCCGTCAGTACCCGGATGTAAAGGACGCCAACGAGCTTCTCGACGTGGCGTTCCAGAAAGGGCTCATTCCTGCCATGAGAGATGAACGCATATCCTCAAAGGAACAGAGGATAGACTAA
- the LOC127834376 gene encoding uncharacterized protein LOC127834376 isoform X1: MLDKMEGERSRWRDKDQDTINRAVNSLPSMPAFPKELGTKNKVRVPSSKLNLGARRVCINVDPPRRSDNRRGQPIVTNMLIQEHFPALSIRLSDLLDEIGAGKCTVMERRKTYLRREKMKIISGKLLRDAFTTFFHFGSQSEGTTIPGLNSDIDALYIDKRVNIMTDWRNWEAGMENLLMLRDEINPPQQYLLQGIHKHTTEPMTSIDDDRFVRKDSGEVLFSSERQKQSLEQRVSQLGEVIKNGPSVSHIPNWDIVPAFHVSKRLPEIQHWIDRCRGRHWPPAELLDAARRSPAFLVPAGHPDSDYKREEWRLSPNLIERMLMFSLNMTQIKCYICLKLIKKSLFNGMVGEVITSFQCKTLMFYTIERTRPSLWEEHNLMFLLLLCLHVLRKWLRLGSFPHYIIEGVNLFDGKLSMGQQRRLLQYVNYLIKNDLQDLFHIDIDKLGCRLQACCIRRIRQDSEGELRPERLRYGISLLLKFDYLNRFISELTLFIYRIQSSNSNFQQGLQNKLRVVGKDTTNGKLTTDDFDLINQLFALHNSVQSSTCSRLPNPAFKEIIRRFQYSLKTDVASSRLKLASLLYCFGHLHAAIRVLNDAKRRYHSKVKSVCGVRKNKGERDIHLFANMMPDSCDNVLSEPPFSFCVRFIRQEAHCAPYILWFEMYRGMTEEEVAQRKYEDKLWMDNAEVSARPFLYYLEYLTYGGLGERNEQLHAFRLLESYILDPRNVITVHHPETAFNLIGHCYEMEGDYPNALDYYNLSLGLDNTNNAANWHVQRVQRLMNN, translated from the exons AT GCTGGACAAAATGGAGGGAGAAAGATCAAGATGGAGGGATAAAGATCAAGATACTATCAACAGGGCGGTAAATAGTCTGCCGTCTATGCCGGCATTTCCTAAGGAATTAGGCACAAAGAACAAG GTACGTGTTCCAAGTTCGAAACTCAATCTTGGTGCTAGGAGAGTTTGTATCAATGTGGATCCACCGAGACGGTCAGACAACAGACGGGGTCAACCTATTGTGACAAACATGCTG ATTCAAGAGCACTTCCCAGCATTGTCTATCCGGTTATCAGATCTGCTGGATGAGATTGGGGCTGGAAAATGCACTGTAATGGAGCGGAGAAAAACATATTTGCGTAGAGAGAAAATGAAGATTATATCTGGAAAACTATTACGAGACGCCTTTACTACATTTTTCCATTTCGGGAGCCAATCTGAAGGCACCACCATTCCCGGTCTCAATTCTGATATTGATGCgctatatattgataaacgtGTGAACATCATGACAGACTGGAGAAACTGGGAGGCTGGGATGGAGAACCTTCTGATGCTTCGTGACGAGATCAATCCACCTCAACAGTACTTGCTACAGGGTATACACAAACACACAACGGAACCGATGACCAGTATTGACGATGACAGGTTTGTAAGGAAAGATTCTGGGGAAGTGCTGTTCAGCTCAGAAAGACAGAAACAGTCATTAGAGCAGCGAGTATCACAACTAGGAGAGGTAATAAAAAATGGACCTTCTGTGAGTCATATTCCTAACTGGGATATTGTACCGGCATTTCATGTATCCAAACGTCTTCCTGAAATACAGCATTGGATAGACAGATGTAGAGGTAGACATTGGCCCCCTGCCGAATTACTGGATGCTGCACGACGATCTCCGGCTTTCCTGGTACCTGCAGGACATCCAGACAGTGATTACAAGCGAGAAGAATGGCGCCTGTCTCCGAACCTTATTGAACGAATGTTGATGTTTAGTTTGAATATGacacaaattaaatgttacatttgtctaaaattaattaaaaaatccttATTTAATGGAATGGTTGGGGAGGTTATCACAAGTTTTCAATGTAAAACCTTAATGTTCTACACCATAGAAAGAACCCGCCCTTCTCTGTGGGAGGAACATAACCTCATGTTTCTACTTTTACTTTGTTTACACGTATTAAGAAAATGGCTGCGACTGGGCAGCTTTCCTCATTATATCATAGAAGGAGTAAACCTGTTCGATGGGAAACTGTCTATGGGGCAACAGAGACGCCTTTTACAGTACGTGAACTACTTGATAAAGAACGACTTGCAAGATTTATttcatatagatatagataaattAGGATGTCGGTTACAAGCATGTTGTATACGGAGGATCAGACAGGATAGTGAGGGAGAACTGAGACCTGAGAGGTTACGTTACGGTATCAGTTTATTGCTGAAATTCGATTACTTGAACAGATTTATTAGCGAATTAACACTTTTTATATATCGGATACAGAGTTCAAATTCAAACTTCCAGCAAGGTCTACAAAATAAATTACGAGTTGTTGGTAAAGACACAACAAATGGAAAATTGACAACCGATGATTTCGACTTAATTAATCAACTGTTTGCATTACATAATTCAGTGCAATCATCAACGTGTTCGAGACTACCAAACCCTGCTTTTAAAGAAATTATACGCCGCTTCCAATATTCTTTAAAAACGGATGTCGCTTCTAGCCGCTTAAAGTTGGCCTCTCTCCTATACTGCTTTGGACATCTTCACGCGGCAATTAGAGTGTTGAATGATGCGAAGAGGAGGTATCATAGCAAGGTCAAGTCTGTGTGTGGAGTTAGAAAAAATAAAGGAGAAAGAGATATCCATTTATTTGCTAACATGATGCCAGATAGTTGTGACAATGTACTCAGTGAACCACCATTCTCATTCTGTGTCAGATTTATTAGACAAGAAGCGCACTGCGCCCCATACATATTGTGGTTTGAAATGTATCGTGGTATGACTGAGGAGGAAGTTGCACAGAGAAAATACGAAGATAAGTTATGGATGGACAACGCTGAGGTATCTGCTCGTCCTTTCCTTTACTATCTAGAGTATCTCACGTATGGAGGACTCGGTGAACGCAACGAACAGCTTCATGCATTTAGACTACTCGAGTCTTATATACTTGATCCAAGAAATGTAATCACCGTGCATCACCCTGAGACAGCGTTCAATTTGATTGGTCACTGTTATGAAATGGAAGGCGATTATCCCAATGCGTTAGATTACTACAATCTATCGTTGGGTTTAGATAATACGAACAATGCTGCTAACTGGCACGTGCAACGTGTGCAGCGCCTCATGAATAATTAA
- the LOC127834376 gene encoding uncharacterized protein LOC127834376 isoform X2 — protein sequence MEGERSRWRDKDQDTINRAVNSLPSMPAFPKELGTKNKVRVPSSKLNLGARRVCINVDPPRRSDNRRGQPIVTNMLIQEHFPALSIRLSDLLDEIGAGKCTVMERRKTYLRREKMKIISGKLLRDAFTTFFHFGSQSEGTTIPGLNSDIDALYIDKRVNIMTDWRNWEAGMENLLMLRDEINPPQQYLLQGIHKHTTEPMTSIDDDRFVRKDSGEVLFSSERQKQSLEQRVSQLGEVIKNGPSVSHIPNWDIVPAFHVSKRLPEIQHWIDRCRGRHWPPAELLDAARRSPAFLVPAGHPDSDYKREEWRLSPNLIERMLMFSLNMTQIKCYICLKLIKKSLFNGMVGEVITSFQCKTLMFYTIERTRPSLWEEHNLMFLLLLCLHVLRKWLRLGSFPHYIIEGVNLFDGKLSMGQQRRLLQYVNYLIKNDLQDLFHIDIDKLGCRLQACCIRRIRQDSEGELRPERLRYGISLLLKFDYLNRFISELTLFIYRIQSSNSNFQQGLQNKLRVVGKDTTNGKLTTDDFDLINQLFALHNSVQSSTCSRLPNPAFKEIIRRFQYSLKTDVASSRLKLASLLYCFGHLHAAIRVLNDAKRRYHSKVKSVCGVRKNKGERDIHLFANMMPDSCDNVLSEPPFSFCVRFIRQEAHCAPYILWFEMYRGMTEEEVAQRKYEDKLWMDNAEVSARPFLYYLEYLTYGGLGERNEQLHAFRLLESYILDPRNVITVHHPETAFNLIGHCYEMEGDYPNALDYYNLSLGLDNTNNAANWHVQRVQRLMNN from the exons ATGGAGGGAGAAAGATCAAGATGGAGGGATAAAGATCAAGATACTATCAACAGGGCGGTAAATAGTCTGCCGTCTATGCCGGCATTTCCTAAGGAATTAGGCACAAAGAACAAG GTACGTGTTCCAAGTTCGAAACTCAATCTTGGTGCTAGGAGAGTTTGTATCAATGTGGATCCACCGAGACGGTCAGACAACAGACGGGGTCAACCTATTGTGACAAACATGCTG ATTCAAGAGCACTTCCCAGCATTGTCTATCCGGTTATCAGATCTGCTGGATGAGATTGGGGCTGGAAAATGCACTGTAATGGAGCGGAGAAAAACATATTTGCGTAGAGAGAAAATGAAGATTATATCTGGAAAACTATTACGAGACGCCTTTACTACATTTTTCCATTTCGGGAGCCAATCTGAAGGCACCACCATTCCCGGTCTCAATTCTGATATTGATGCgctatatattgataaacgtGTGAACATCATGACAGACTGGAGAAACTGGGAGGCTGGGATGGAGAACCTTCTGATGCTTCGTGACGAGATCAATCCACCTCAACAGTACTTGCTACAGGGTATACACAAACACACAACGGAACCGATGACCAGTATTGACGATGACAGGTTTGTAAGGAAAGATTCTGGGGAAGTGCTGTTCAGCTCAGAAAGACAGAAACAGTCATTAGAGCAGCGAGTATCACAACTAGGAGAGGTAATAAAAAATGGACCTTCTGTGAGTCATATTCCTAACTGGGATATTGTACCGGCATTTCATGTATCCAAACGTCTTCCTGAAATACAGCATTGGATAGACAGATGTAGAGGTAGACATTGGCCCCCTGCCGAATTACTGGATGCTGCACGACGATCTCCGGCTTTCCTGGTACCTGCAGGACATCCAGACAGTGATTACAAGCGAGAAGAATGGCGCCTGTCTCCGAACCTTATTGAACGAATGTTGATGTTTAGTTTGAATATGacacaaattaaatgttacatttgtctaaaattaattaaaaaatccttATTTAATGGAATGGTTGGGGAGGTTATCACAAGTTTTCAATGTAAAACCTTAATGTTCTACACCATAGAAAGAACCCGCCCTTCTCTGTGGGAGGAACATAACCTCATGTTTCTACTTTTACTTTGTTTACACGTATTAAGAAAATGGCTGCGACTGGGCAGCTTTCCTCATTATATCATAGAAGGAGTAAACCTGTTCGATGGGAAACTGTCTATGGGGCAACAGAGACGCCTTTTACAGTACGTGAACTACTTGATAAAGAACGACTTGCAAGATTTATttcatatagatatagataaattAGGATGTCGGTTACAAGCATGTTGTATACGGAGGATCAGACAGGATAGTGAGGGAGAACTGAGACCTGAGAGGTTACGTTACGGTATCAGTTTATTGCTGAAATTCGATTACTTGAACAGATTTATTAGCGAATTAACACTTTTTATATATCGGATACAGAGTTCAAATTCAAACTTCCAGCAAGGTCTACAAAATAAATTACGAGTTGTTGGTAAAGACACAACAAATGGAAAATTGACAACCGATGATTTCGACTTAATTAATCAACTGTTTGCATTACATAATTCAGTGCAATCATCAACGTGTTCGAGACTACCAAACCCTGCTTTTAAAGAAATTATACGCCGCTTCCAATATTCTTTAAAAACGGATGTCGCTTCTAGCCGCTTAAAGTTGGCCTCTCTCCTATACTGCTTTGGACATCTTCACGCGGCAATTAGAGTGTTGAATGATGCGAAGAGGAGGTATCATAGCAAGGTCAAGTCTGTGTGTGGAGTTAGAAAAAATAAAGGAGAAAGAGATATCCATTTATTTGCTAACATGATGCCAGATAGTTGTGACAATGTACTCAGTGAACCACCATTCTCATTCTGTGTCAGATTTATTAGACAAGAAGCGCACTGCGCCCCATACATATTGTGGTTTGAAATGTATCGTGGTATGACTGAGGAGGAAGTTGCACAGAGAAAATACGAAGATAAGTTATGGATGGACAACGCTGAGGTATCTGCTCGTCCTTTCCTTTACTATCTAGAGTATCTCACGTATGGAGGACTCGGTGAACGCAACGAACAGCTTCATGCATTTAGACTACTCGAGTCTTATATACTTGATCCAAGAAATGTAATCACCGTGCATCACCCTGAGACAGCGTTCAATTTGATTGGTCACTGTTATGAAATGGAAGGCGATTATCCCAATGCGTTAGATTACTACAATCTATCGTTGGGTTTAGATAATACGAACAATGCTGCTAACTGGCACGTGCAACGTGTGCAGCGCCTCATGAATAATTAA